The Streptomyces halobius genomic interval AGAGCGCCGTCTTCGGTGTCCGCGACGCGGACCACATGGAGCAGGTGTACGCCGTGGTGGTGCCGGTACCCGGCAGCGGAGTCGACGGCGAGCAGCTCCGTGCCATGGTGCGCGAGGCGCGCGGGCCGATGTACGAACCGGCCGCAGTGTCGTTCGTCGACGCGCTGCCGCTGACGGATGCGGGGAAGCCGGACAAGAAGGAGCTACGGCGTCGCTTCGCCGCGCCGTAGCCCGTTGAGGGGGGACGGCCACCCGCCGCACGCGGAGCGACGGGCCGTCGCGGGTGGTGCGCCGCGGCGGCCCGTCTCGGGTGATGGCTGTTAGAAGATGCCCAGGGCGCCACCCAGGCCCCCGGCGCGGCCATAGCCGTAACCGTGGCCGTGGTGGTGACCGTGACCATGGCCGTAGTGGTGGTGATGGTGCCCGTGGTGATGACCATGGTGGTGCCCGTGGTGGTCACCATGGTGGTGCCCGTGGTGGTCACCATGGTGGTGGCCGTGACCATCGCCGTGGTAGTGGAAGCAGTGGCTGCGGTGCTTGTGCTTCGTCTTCTTGTAGTGCTTGCCGTGATGGCCGTGGCCGTCGTCGTGGGACGCGACCGGGGCCTTGGGAGCAGCCTCCGCCATACCGCCGAGCGGGACGATGGCTGCCGCGGCGAGGGCCGCGGCGGCCATGGTACGGCCTATGATCTTGCGCATTGCTTTCTCCTGGTTGGGCAGGAATCGGACGCGGAATCCATACCGCGCAAAACCAGAACTTTCTGCAGCCAATAGGGATATCCACCCTGGGGTGCGGAACAATCCGCCGCCCGCAGCAACAGGGATGGCGTGCCCGCCGTGCGCGGCCGCCGCCCGCCGGTCGTCTCAGCGTTTGCGGGCCCGGCTCGGCTGGACCCGGGACGGCTCGCCCGGCATCTTCGGGTGGTCCGGCGGATACGGCAGATCCCCCAGTCCCTCGTCCGCCGCCTGGCGGTCGGCGAGTTCGAGCACGGATCCGAGGCCGAAGGCGTGGTCGCCCATGTCCGCGTGTACGTCGCCGAGTTCGGCGAAGCGCGGCGGGACGGTACGCAGGTCGCAGTCCTCCGGTGCGGCGTCGGCCAGCTCCTCCCAGCGCAGTGGGGTGGAGACGGTCGCCCGGGAACTGGCGCGCAGGGAGTAGGGCGACGCGATGGTCCGGTCGCGGGCCATCTGGTTGTAGTCCACAAAGACCTTGGCGCCGCGTTCCTCCTTCCACCAGGCCGCGGTCACCAGGTCCGGCATCCGCCGTTCCATCGCCCTGGCCAGCGCGATCGCCGCGCGTCTGACCTCGGTGAAGGTCCAGCCGGTGCGGATCGGCACATAGACGTGCACCCCGCGCCCGCCGGAGGTCTTGGGCCAGCCGCGCAGCCCGTGCTCCGCCAGTAGTTCGCGCAGCTCGTACGCGACCCGGACGGCGTCCGCGAAGTCCGTGCCGGGCTGCGGATCGAGGTCGATGCGCAGTTCGTCGGGGTGATCGGTGTCATCGCGGCGGACCGGCCAGGGGTGGAAGGTCAGACAGCCGAGGTTGGCCGCCCAGATCACCGCGGCCGGTTCGGTCGGGCAGATCTCGTCGGCGAACCGTCCACTGGGGAAGGCGATACGGGCCGTGGGCAGCCACTCCGGCAGCCCTTTCGGCGCCCGCTTTTGGTAGAAGGACTCACCGTCGACGCCGTCGGGGAAGCGCTGCATGGTGGTGGGCCGGTTCCGCAGGCCGCGCAGCACGCCCTCCACGACCGAGAGGTAGTAGTGGGCCACGTCCAGCTTGGTGAAACCGCGCTCCGGGTAATACGTCTTGTCGGGGTTCGACACACGCACCGTGCGCCCGGCGACGTCCAGCTCGACAGCTCCTGCGGCGGCCATAGGTCCACGCTAGATTCCGTACGGCCCTGGCGCGCGGCGGAGCTTTCCCCGCGCGCGGGAAGCGGGGCGAGGGCGCAGGATCGGGACCATGGATCTGCCTGTCATGCCCCCGGTCTCCCCCATGCTCGCCCGGCTGGTGAACAGGATTCCCGCCGGTATGCAGTACGAGGCCAAGTGGGACGGATTCCGTGTGATCGTCTTCCGGGACGGCACCGACATCGAGATCGCCAGTCGTACGACGAAGTCCCTCAACCGCTACTTTCCCGAGGTGCTCGCCGCCGTACGGGCCGAGCTGCCGCCGCGGTGCGTCGTCGACGGCGAGATCGTCATCGCCCATGACGGCCGGCTGCACTTCGAGGAGCTGCTGGAGCGCATTCATCCGGCGGACTCGCGGGTCCGGACGCTCGCCGAGCGGACGCCCGCCTCGTTCGTCGCCTTCGATCTGCTGGCTCTCGGCTCGCGGTCGCTGATGGACGAACCGCAGTCGGGGCGGCGGGAAGCGCTTTTGGAGGCGCTCGGGCCGGCCCGTGCGCCGGTCCACACCGCGCCCGCCACCACGGATCTGGAGCTGGCCCGGACCTGGTTCACCCAGTTCGAGGGTGCGGGCCTGGACGGTGTCGTCGCGAAGCCGCTGGATCTGCCCTACCGGCCCGGTGACCGTGCCATGTTCAAGATCAAGCACGCCCGCACCGCGGACTGCGTCGTCGCGGGCTATCGGCTGCACAAGAGCGGACCGGTGGTCGGCTCGCTGCTGCTGGGGCTGCACGACAGCGCCGGGCATCTCCAGCACGTCGGGGTCTGTGCCGCGTTCCCCATGGCCGAGCGGCGCCGGCTGGTGGAGGAGCTGGCGCCGCTGCGGATGGACGAGGTCGCGGACCACCCCTGGGGGGCCTGGACCGACGAGGCGGCCCACGCGGACCGGCGGATGCCCGGGGGACCCAGCCGATGGAGCGGCGGCAAGGATCTGTCGTGGGTGCCCCTGCGCCCGGAGCGGGTGTGCGAGGTGGCGTACGACCACATGGAGGGCAGCAGATTCCGTCACACGGCCCAGTTCCGTCGCTGGCGCCCCGACCGTACGCCGGAGAGCTGCACCTACGCCCAGCTGGAGGAGCCGGTCGGCTACGACCTGGGGGAGCTGCTGGGCGGCTGAGGGGCCCGGGGTGGGCAGGTCATCGCGGACATCACGGGAGCCCGATGCTGGGCGGCTGAGGGGGGTGCGGGCGTCATCACTGCTCGTCGCCCTCGGGTGGCCACCGGCGCCCGCTCTCCCCCGGGGCGAGACGGTCCACCACCTCGGACAGGTCCAGGCAGACCTGTTCGATCTTCTGCCGGATGCTCTTCTGCTCGGTGACGATCGCCGACAGCAGCAGCGCGGTCAGTGCCGCGGACCCGTTGAGGGCCTGGAGATTGACCATGGCCTGTAAGTGGGAGTGCCGGCTGAACGGCCCGGTCTGCGCGGTCGCCGCCGTGATCGCCAGCACGGACAGCACCAGGACGCAGGGCGCCGCTCCCGCCAGCTGGAAGCGCAGGGCCGCCCACACGATCAGCGGGAAGACCAGGAACAGCAGGGAGAGGGAGTTCGTGGTCGTCAGGACGGAGACGACGACGGTGGCGGCCGCCAGGGCCGCCGCCTCGAACCACCGGTGGGGGCGGACGTCCCGGGGCAGCCGGAAGCGCCGGAAGGCGAGCAGCAGCGGGGTGACCACCAGCACCCCCATCGCGTCGCCCACCCACCACGACACCCACGCCGGCCAGAAGCCGCCCGGCGGCAAGGAGTCCGTGACCAGCAGGGTCAGGCCGCCTCCCGTCGCGCTGACCAGCATCCCGGCGAAGGCGCCCAGGGCCACCAGCGCCACCCCGTCACGCAGCCGGTCCATCGCGACGTGGAAGCCGATGCGGCGCAGCATCAGGTAGGAGCACACCGGCCCGAGGGTGTTACCGGCCATGATCCCCAGGACGCCGGCGTCGAGCGGGCCGAGCGACCAGACGACGAGGAGCGTTCCGACGGCGATGCCCGGCCAGGTCCACAGGCCCAGGTAGAGCAGGCAGCTCAAGGCAATGCCCGTCGGCGGCCACAGGGGTGTGACCACCGCGCCCCCGATCATCACCTGCTGCAGCAGGCCGACCTTTGCGGACGCGAAGTAGACGGCGGCGAAGGCGAGGATCTTCAGGACCGCTGCAGCGAGACGCCGGAACTCCTCGGTGCGCACCACGTCAGCCATCAGACTACGCCGCTGTCCCGGTGCCGGCCACGACACGCGCTGCCGCGTCCGCGCTTCACCCGGGCCTGTCCTCGGCGGCGTCGTAGCACAGCACGATCACCGCGGCGTCGTCCTGGTGGCCGGTGTACTCGGCCACGCTCATCACCCCGGCGGCCACCTCGGCCGGATCGGCGTCCGCCCGGTCGCTGACCAGCCGGGCCGCCTTGGCCAGCCCCACCTCGATCGGGAACGACGGGCCCTCGATCACCCCGTCGGTGAGCAGCACGAACGCTCCCGCCTTGGTCAGCCTGCGGCGGGTCACCGGGTACGACTCCCCCGGCAGGACGCCCAGCGGCAGGCCCCCGGCGTCCTCGGCGAGGCCGAACCGGCCGTCGGTGGTGGCCCAGATACCGGGTACGTGGCCGGCGCGGGCGCTGCTCAGCTCCCAGGTCTCCGGGTCGAAGCGGAGGAAGGTGCAGGTCGCGAAGAGGCCGCAGTCCACTGAGAGGAGCAGGTCGTTGGCGCGGCTGAGCACCTCCCCCGGGTCGGCGACGCCGACGGCCACGGCGCGCAGCCCGATGCGGACCTGGCCCATGAAGGCCGCCGCCTCGACATCGTGGCCCTCCACATCGCCGACGCAGAACGCGAGCGCGCCGTCCGGCAGCGGGAAGCCGTCGAACCAGTCGCCGCCGATGTCCAGGCCGTGCCGGGCGGGCGCGTAGGTGGCGGCGGTCCGCAGCCCCGGAGCTTCCGGCAACGTCGCCGGCAGCATCTCGCGCTGCAGCGCCTCGGCGAGTTCCACCCGCGCCTGCTGGAGCTCGGCTCCTTCCCGCGCCTGAGCGGTCAGCCGCCCGAGCGTGGTCAGCAGGTCGTCGGCGCTCGCCGACCGCGGGGGACGACGCCGAAGCATGGACCGCTCCAAGCTGCATCGGTTCTTGGGCCACTGCGGGGGGGCGCTCCACGCAGCGTTTCCGTTCCGTCCTCCTGACCTGGGGAACCCGCCCTTCCCACATCATATTTCCGCGGTTTGACTCCCGCTTGACGACGGGACGGGCGCACGGCCGTGCCGGGCCGGGCGGCCGACCCGGCAGCCTCAGACCTCAGGCCTCAGGCGCATCTCCAGCAGCCGGACCAGCAGGCGGTGCGGACCGTGTGGCACCTCATGTCGTGTGCGACGGGGCGCTTGCGGCGGTGCTGGTAGTCGGCGCCGGCCAGGACAAGATGGGCGACGCACAGAACGACGGCGATCGCGGCGAGTTCCTCGGGCTCGGCGCTGCCCCGGTCGATACGCAGCGGGACATCCGGAAGCGCGGGGACGGAGACGGAGTCGAAGCTGCTCATGTGGGGGTCCATGGGCTTGACGGGGACGGACGGTGCGACGAGGTGTGACGGTTGCTCAGGGCCTCCGCGCATGCGGTGTTCGGGCAGGTCACAGGCCCGACGATAGGAGCGCGGGAGGGCGGTGTCGCGTGCAGCCCCGGTCCGTCTGCGCCATCCGTGGCAGGTCCGTGCGCGCTCGGCGGTCCCCGTCCGGGGCCGATTGGTGGAGTCCCCTGCGCCCTGACGCGTGATATCGGGCGGTCCGACGACGTGTCGGCCATGGCCCTGGCGTCACGGCAGAAACGATCGCGCAGGAATGTGACACAGCCCAGGTAAGTGCGAGGAACCGGTACCGGATGACGCAGGCAGGGATGGCAGAACGATGACAGGTGATCTGACTGACGAAGCCCGTGCTCTGGCGGAGGACGAAGGGCGCCGCGGATTTCTCAAGTGCGCGGCGGGGATCGCGGGGGCCGCGGCCGCCGGGAGTCTCGGCGGGGAGGCGTATGCCGCACCGCCGGACAGGAGCGGGGGCAGCGCCCCCTACGACAGGAGACCCCCCAGGAGGATTCCGTTCCACGGGAAGCACCAGACCGGCATCATCAAACCGAAGGAACAGCAACTCCACGCGATGTTCCTCGGGTTGGATGTGCTGGCGCGGGACCGCAAGGAGCTCGAAGAGCTGTTCAAGAAGATCACCAAGCGGTCCCGCAAGATCATGGGTGGGGTGGGGAAGGACAAGCACAAGCACTTCACCGAGGAGGATGAAGTAACGCCCACGGAGGACCTGCTCACCATCACCCTCGGCGTGGGCGCGTCGCTCTTCGACGACCGGTTCGAACTCTCCGCGCACCGGCCTCGGCATCTGAAGGCGATGCCGTCGTTCCCCAACGACCAGCTGAATCCGGCGCGCTGCCACGGCGATCTGTCGCTGCAGATCTGCGCGGACCATCCGGACGCCTGCAACCACGTCATGCGCGACCTGTTGCGGGAGGCCAACGGACTGTTCCGGCCGCGCTGGCGGACGGACGCCTACCTCAATCCGCCGCGGCCGGTGGGGACCCACCCGCGCACCTTCGTCGGCTTCAAGGACGGGATCGAGAACCCGGACATCACCTCGGAGAAGATGATGGACGAGCTGATGTGGGTGACGGAGGAGTCCGGCGAGCCGGACTGGGCGCTGGGCGGCTGCTATCAGGTGATGCGCATGATCCGCCTCGACATGGAGACCTGGGACCAGGTGCCCGTCACCAAGCAGGAGAAGATCTTCGGGCGGCACAAGTCGAGCGGGGCCCCGCTGGACGGGGACGAGGAGACGGACAAGCCGAACTACCGCAAGGATCCGCACGGCAGGATCATTCCGCTGGACGCGCATATCCGGCTCGCCAATCCGCGGACCAAGGAAACCGCCGACTCCCGTATCTACCGCCGTAGTTACAACTACGACGAAGGGTTCGACAACGACGGGAAGATGGCCATCGGGCTGATGTTCTGCTGCTATCAGCAGGACATCGAGCGGCAGTTCGCCACCGTGCAGAAGCGGCTGGAACACGAGGCGTTCGCCCCGTACATCGCACCCATCGGCGGCGGCTACTTCTTCGTGCTGCCCGGTGTGAAGGACGAGGACGATTATCTCGGGTCCACGCTGATGAAGGCGAACTGACCTCGTCGGGCCGCGCGACTCGCGGCAGGGACACGGCCGGTGGCCCGTGGCGGAGGCCACACGCCACCGGCCGGGGTCTAGCCGGGCCGCCGTGCGGCGTGCCTCACCGGGCCGGTGCGGCCGCCGGCGGGTCGACGGGCCGGCCCAGGGCTTCGTCGGCCGACCGGCCTGTGGGGGCGAAGCGGGCGGCGTCGTGCGCCGCGCTCTGGTCCTGCGATGCGGCCGTCCAGCGGCCCAGCACCATCTCCGCGGTGATCCCCGGGCCGAATCCGGCTATCAGGCCGGTGCCGGGGGCGCGGACCGCACCCTCCTCGAAGAGCCGGTTCAGCGCGTCGAAGACCACCGCACTGGCGATATTGCCGCGTTCGGTGAGCGTCGCCCGGCTGAACCGGAAGGTCTCCGGTGAGAGGGACAGGAACCGGCAGAGGTCGTCGAGGATGCGCGGTCCACCGGCGTGCACGATGTAGAAGTCCAGGTCGGTGACGTCCCAGCGGTGCTGGTCCGCAAGGGTGCGCAGGGCCGGCGCGAGCATTTCCATCGTGCCGGGCACCCGTTTGTCGAGCATGAAGTGGAAGCCGGTGTCCCGGACCGCGTAGGAGATCCAGTCCTCCGTCTCGGGCACCAGGTGGGAGCCGTTGCGCTCCAGCCATACGCCGTGGCCGCCCTTGCCGCGCACCACGGCGGCGGCTATCGCATCGCCGAACAGCCCGTTGGACAGCAGCGAGCCCACGCCCAGGTCCGTGGGCTGGTAGCACAGCGAGCAGAACTCGCAGGCCACGATGAGCACATTGGCCTCGGGGTAGGCACGGCAGAAGTCGTGCGCCCGGTTGATCGCCGCACCGCCCGCCGCACAGCCCAGCTGGGCTATCGGCAGCTGCCGGGTGTCCGTGCGGAAGCCCAGCTCGTTGATCATCCACGCGGTCAGCGAGGGCATCATGAAGCCGGTGCAGGAGACATAGATCAGCAGATCGATCTCCTCGGGCGACACTTCGCCCTGTTCCAGGGCCCTGCGGACCACCTCGGGCACCCGGTCCTTGGCCTCCGCCTCGTAGAGCGCGTTGCGTTTCTCGAAGCCGGGGTGTCGCAGCGTGGCGTCGATCGGCTGGACGATGTGCCGGGTGCTGACGCCGGTGTTCTCGATGAGCCGGAGAACCAGGGCGAGTTGCTGGTGTTCCGCGTGGAGTGTGCGGGCGAGTTCCAGTGTCTCTTCGAGGGTGATGACGTGTTCGGGCACGGCTATCGCCGGTCTGCACAACGTAGTCATGGCTGGTTCCCTCCAAGGGTCCAGGCGGCGTACCTCGTGGGATGCGCCGGGCTCACCAGGCGACCGGCAGAGCCAGCGGGTAGCGCCAGATCGAGCCGGTGTTCCAGTCGATCTCGTCCTCGGGTACGGCGAGACGCAGCTCCGGGAAGCGCCGGAGGAGCGTGCCGATGGCGACCTGGAGTTCCATCCGGGCCAGGTGGGAGCCGAGGCAGTGATGAGTGCCGTAGCCGAACGTCATGTGGTGCGGACTGCCGCGTTCGAGATCCAGTTCGCCGGGCCGCTCCCACATCTGGGGGTCGCGGTTGGCGGCGAGATAGGAGACATGGATCGCGTCTCCCTCCCGCACGGTCGCGCCGTCGATCTCGACGTCCTCGGTGGCCACGCGGGCGATGCCCACACCCTGCCGGAAGGGGATGAAGCGCAGCAGCTCCTCCAGGGCGGTCGGGAGCAGCTCGGGGTCGTTGCGGAGCTTCGCGAGCTGTTCGGGGTGGGTCAGCAGCGTGTGAGTGATGTTGCTGATCTGGTACGTGGTGGTGTCGTGGCCGGTGACGAGCAGGACCATGCCGAGGACGGCCAGCTCGGTCTCCTCCAGGAGTTCGTCGCCGTCCCTGGCGGTGGCGAGGCCGCTCAGCAGGTCGTCACCGGGGTCACGCCGCCGTCGGGCGGTGAGATCGGTGAAATAGCCGCGCAGCTGCTTCTTGGCCGCGTCGGCCGCTTCCAGGTCGGGTACGCCGACGGCCATCATGTCCATGGCCCAGCCGCGCAGCTGCTTGCGATCGTCCTGCGGGATGTCCAGCAGCTCACAGATGGTGGTGAGGGGCAGCCGCGAGGAGAGGAACTGGATGAGATCGGCGGGGGCGCCGTGCTCGGTCATCTCGTCGAGGAAGCCGTCCACGATCCGCTGGGTGGTCGCGCGCAGCTGCTCCACCCGGCGGTTGGTGAAGCCCTTGGCCACCAGACGACGCAGCCGGTTGTGTTCCGGCGGGTCCATGAGATTGATCGCCTCCACCTGGGCGATCGGGGCGGGGGTCATACGGGGCAGGTCACGCCCGATGCCCGCGGCCCGGCTGAACCGGCGATCGGTGGTGACGAACTTGACGTCGTCATACCTGGTCACCAGCCATGCGTCGCCCTCGCCGTGCGGCATGCGGATACGGGCGATAGGCGCCTCGTCCAGCAGCTGCTGCAGCGTGGGGTCGAATTCCAGGCCGTTGGTGTGGGCGAACTGGCACTGCCAGACCTTGGTCTCAGGGCTCACGGGCACACTCCAACCTCAGGGGGACATGGAGATGTAGACCCCGCGACGGGTCCCTCATACACAGTTCGCCTCGCTATCACCCGATTAGACGAAATATCCGACTCGAATGGCGGAGCCCGGGGTGCGCGGAGCCCCGGGTCACCTCTTCCGTCGGAGTGACCCGGGGCTCCGCGTGGCGCGGCGCGCCGCCTGGGGGCCGGTCGGCGCCTGGGCGGGCCGGTCAGCCGCAGTTGTTGTGCGTGGGTTTGCCCGCGAAGCGGTCGGCGAGCCAGTTCGCGGCCGGTACGGAGCCCACCATCACGCCGACGATGTGCTCACCGAGCGGGATCGAGGTCCACTGGACGTCGGCGCCCTTGGCGCACCAGTCGGCGCGCAGCTGTTTGCCGACCGCGTACGGGATCAGCTCGTCGACGGTGCCGTGGTAGAGGTACACCGGGGCGTCCGGCTTGCGGGTGCCCAGGTTGGAGGCGCGCAGCCGCTGCTGCCAGTCCGCCTCGTACAGCGGGTTCTTGACCGTGAAGTCGGAGATCTTCTTGAAGGCCCCGGCGACGGTGTTGACGACCACGCAGTTGTTCCGCATGAAGTCGACGTACTTGCGGCCCTTGTCGTTGAGGTAGTTCTCCAGGTGCAGCTCCGGGAAGGCCGCGTTCTGGCCCACGGCGGCCATCAGGATCAGTCCGGCCCCGACATTGCCGTTGTTGGCGTCCGCGACCTTCAGCAGATCGGCCGGGACGCCGCCGGTCGCGGTGCCCTTGACCTGGAGTTCCGGCGCGTAGGACCGGTGCAGCTCGGCCGCCCAGCTGCTGGCCTGGCCGCCCTGGGAGTAGCCCATGATGCCGACCGGCGAGTCCTCGGTGACGCCGGCCTCGGCGGCTCCGGGCAGCCGCTGCGCGGCACGGGCGGCGTCCAGGACGGCCTGTCCCTCGGCGCGGCCCACGGTGTAGGTGTGGTCGCCGGGCGTGCCCAGGCCCTCGTAGTCGGTGACCGCGACGGCCCAACCACGGGAGGTCAGCTGCTGGATGAGGTTGGCCTCCATCGTGGTGCCCTTGGGGAAGCCGGCCGAGGGTGCGCAGGAGTCGCCGAGACCGACCGTGCCGACGGCGTAGGTGACCAGGGGGCGTGGCCCCTGCTTGCCGTCCTTGGGGACGATGACCGTCCCGGAGACGGTGTTGGGGGTGCCTTTGGCGGTGGTGGAGCGGTAAGTGATGTGCCAGGCACGGGTGTTGGTCGGCTGGCCCGGGAGCGGGTGGAACGAGGTCGGGGCGGAGGTGACGATATCGCCGGGACTGCCGGTTTCGGTCTGCCCGGCCGACGCGGCACCCGCGCCCGTGAGGCCGAGCGACAAGGTGACGGCAGCGGCGGCGGTGAGTGCGGTGGCGCGACGGTGCATACGGCTCTCCCAACTGACGCATGTGCTGGGTGGTTGGGGTGACCGTAGTGACTCGCGAGTAAGGAAGGCGCTGACCGGGACGCTCAGCTTTGTTGACCGGTTGTCTCATGGCGGTGAGGGCGGTCAGGGCGGCCATGGCCGCGACCGGGCAGCGCGAGGGCGGGCATCTGCTCGGTCCGGTCGGTCTGTTCGGTCTGCTCGATCGGTCCGGTCAGTCGTCGGTCCGGTCGATCCGGTCGGTTCACCCGGTCGGTCCAGTCGCCTTACTCGGTCCCGTCAGTCGTCAGTCCCGTCAGTCCCGTCAGTCCGGTCGGTCTGCTCGTTCCGGTCGGTCCGCGGAGTCCGCGGCGTGC includes:
- the ligD gene encoding non-homologous end-joining DNA ligase, encoding MAAAGAVELDVAGRTVRVSNPDKTYYPERGFTKLDVAHYYLSVVEGVLRGLRNRPTTMQRFPDGVDGESFYQKRAPKGLPEWLPTARIAFPSGRFADEICPTEPAAVIWAANLGCLTFHPWPVRRDDTDHPDELRIDLDPQPGTDFADAVRVAYELRELLAEHGLRGWPKTSGGRGVHVYVPIRTGWTFTEVRRAAIALARAMERRMPDLVTAAWWKEERGAKVFVDYNQMARDRTIASPYSLRASSRATVSTPLRWEELADAAPEDCDLRTVPPRFAELGDVHADMGDHAFGLGSVLELADRQAADEGLGDLPYPPDHPKMPGEPSRVQPSRARKR
- a CDS encoding ATP-dependent DNA ligase, whose translation is MDLPVMPPVSPMLARLVNRIPAGMQYEAKWDGFRVIVFRDGTDIEIASRTTKSLNRYFPEVLAAVRAELPPRCVVDGEIVIAHDGRLHFEELLERIHPADSRVRTLAERTPASFVAFDLLALGSRSLMDEPQSGRREALLEALGPARAPVHTAPATTDLELARTWFTQFEGAGLDGVVAKPLDLPYRPGDRAMFKIKHARTADCVVAGYRLHKSGPVVGSLLLGLHDSAGHLQHVGVCAAFPMAERRRLVEELAPLRMDEVADHPWGAWTDEAAHADRRMPGGPSRWSGGKDLSWVPLRPERVCEVAYDHMEGSRFRHTAQFRRWRPDRTPESCTYAQLEEPVGYDLGELLGG
- a CDS encoding MASE1 domain-containing protein; this translates as MVRTEEFRRLAAAVLKILAFAAVYFASAKVGLLQQVMIGGAVVTPLWPPTGIALSCLLYLGLWTWPGIAVGTLLVVWSLGPLDAGVLGIMAGNTLGPVCSYLMLRRIGFHVAMDRLRDGVALVALGAFAGMLVSATGGGLTLLVTDSLPPGGFWPAWVSWWVGDAMGVLVVTPLLLAFRRFRLPRDVRPHRWFEAAALAAATVVVSVLTTTNSLSLLFLVFPLIVWAALRFQLAGAAPCVLVLSVLAITAATAQTGPFSRHSHLQAMVNLQALNGSAALTALLLSAIVTEQKSIRQKIEQVCLDLSEVVDRLAPGESGRRWPPEGDEQ
- a CDS encoding PP2C family protein-serine/threonine phosphatase, with protein sequence MLRRRPPRSASADDLLTTLGRLTAQAREGAELQQARVELAEALQREMLPATLPEAPGLRTAATYAPARHGLDIGGDWFDGFPLPDGALAFCVGDVEGHDVEAAAFMGQVRIGLRAVAVGVADPGEVLSRANDLLLSVDCGLFATCTFLRFDPETWELSSARAGHVPGIWATTDGRFGLAEDAGGLPLGVLPGESYPVTRRRLTKAGAFVLLTDGVIEGPSFPIEVGLAKAARLVSDRADADPAEVAAGVMSVAEYTGHQDDAAVIVLCYDAAEDRPG
- a CDS encoding acyl-CoA carboxylase subunit epsilon; this encodes MSSFDSVSVPALPDVPLRIDRGSAEPEELAAIAVVLCVAHLVLAGADYQHRRKRPVAHDMRCHTVRTACWSGCWRCA
- a CDS encoding Dyp-type peroxidase, giving the protein MTGDLTDEARALAEDEGRRGFLKCAAGIAGAAAAGSLGGEAYAAPPDRSGGSAPYDRRPPRRIPFHGKHQTGIIKPKEQQLHAMFLGLDVLARDRKELEELFKKITKRSRKIMGGVGKDKHKHFTEEDEVTPTEDLLTITLGVGASLFDDRFELSAHRPRHLKAMPSFPNDQLNPARCHGDLSLQICADHPDACNHVMRDLLREANGLFRPRWRTDAYLNPPRPVGTHPRTFVGFKDGIENPDITSEKMMDELMWVTEESGEPDWALGGCYQVMRMIRLDMETWDQVPVTKQEKIFGRHKSSGAPLDGDEETDKPNYRKDPHGRIIPLDAHIRLANPRTKETADSRIYRRSYNYDEGFDNDGKMAIGLMFCCYQQDIERQFATVQKRLEHEAFAPYIAPIGGGYFFVLPGVKDEDDYLGSTLMKAN
- a CDS encoding type III polyketide synthase; translation: MTTLCRPAIAVPEHVITLEETLELARTLHAEHQQLALVLRLIENTGVSTRHIVQPIDATLRHPGFEKRNALYEAEAKDRVPEVVRRALEQGEVSPEEIDLLIYVSCTGFMMPSLTAWMINELGFRTDTRQLPIAQLGCAAGGAAINRAHDFCRAYPEANVLIVACEFCSLCYQPTDLGVGSLLSNGLFGDAIAAAVVRGKGGHGVWLERNGSHLVPETEDWISYAVRDTGFHFMLDKRVPGTMEMLAPALRTLADQHRWDVTDLDFYIVHAGGPRILDDLCRFLSLSPETFRFSRATLTERGNIASAVVFDALNRLFEEGAVRAPGTGLIAGFGPGITAEMVLGRWTAASQDQSAAHDAARFAPTGRSADEALGRPVDPPAAAPAR
- a CDS encoding cytochrome P450, whose product is MSPETKVWQCQFAHTNGLEFDPTLQQLLDEAPIARIRMPHGEGDAWLVTRYDDVKFVTTDRRFSRAAGIGRDLPRMTPAPIAQVEAINLMDPPEHNRLRRLVAKGFTNRRVEQLRATTQRIVDGFLDEMTEHGAPADLIQFLSSRLPLTTICELLDIPQDDRKQLRGWAMDMMAVGVPDLEAADAAKKQLRGYFTDLTARRRRDPGDDLLSGLATARDGDELLEETELAVLGMVLLVTGHDTTTYQISNITHTLLTHPEQLAKLRNDPELLPTALEELLRFIPFRQGVGIARVATEDVEIDGATVREGDAIHVSYLAANRDPQMWERPGELDLERGSPHHMTFGYGTHHCLGSHLARMELQVAIGTLLRRFPELRLAVPEDEIDWNTGSIWRYPLALPVAW
- a CDS encoding lipase family protein, giving the protein MHRRATALTAAAAVTLSLGLTGAGAASAGQTETGSPGDIVTSAPTSFHPLPGQPTNTRAWHITYRSTTAKGTPNTVSGTVIVPKDGKQGPRPLVTYAVGTVGLGDSCAPSAGFPKGTTMEANLIQQLTSRGWAVAVTDYEGLGTPGDHTYTVGRAEGQAVLDAARAAQRLPGAAEAGVTEDSPVGIMGYSQGGQASSWAAELHRSYAPELQVKGTATGGVPADLLKVADANNGNVGAGLILMAAVGQNAAFPELHLENYLNDKGRKYVDFMRNNCVVVNTVAGAFKKISDFTVKNPLYEADWQQRLRASNLGTRKPDAPVYLYHGTVDELIPYAVGKQLRADWCAKGADVQWTSIPLGEHIVGVMVGSVPAANWLADRFAGKPTHNNCG